The following proteins are encoded in a genomic region of Takifugu rubripes chromosome 9, fTakRub1.2, whole genome shotgun sequence:
- the LOC115251000 gene encoding CCR4-NOT transcription complex subunit 2 isoform X2: MFGARKKFVEFVEVVDNDFPDENMYYNQPSMFPHRSDKDILSSPSPSSSSQLSQLGASLYAPQSALGFSVRGMGNNTPQLNRNLTQGTQLPSHITPTTGVPTMSLHTPPSPSRGTLPMNSRNMLNHSQVGQGIGMSGRTNSMGSSGLGSPNRSSPSIICMPKQQPARQPFTINSMSGFGMNRNQVFGMNNSIFNDGSENITGLDLSDFPALADRSRREGTGNPTPVLNPLAGRAPYVGMVTKPSAEQTQDFSIHNEDFPALPGPNYKDTTLNNDESKTNLNSTSKSTSSADGPKFPGDKTASAQNNNQKKGIQVLPDGRVTNIPSGMVTDQFGMIGLLTFIRAAETDPGMVHLALGSDLTTLGLNLNSPENLYPKFASPWASSPCRPQDIDFHVPSEYLTNIHIRDKLAAIKLARYGEDLLFYLYYMNGGDLLQLLAAVELFNRDWRYHKEERVWITRAPGMEPTLKTNTYERGTYYFFDCHNWRKVAKEFHLEYDKLEERPHVPTTFNYNPAQQAF, encoded by the exons CAACGACTTTCCTGATGAAAACATGTACTACAACCAGCCGTCGATGTTCCCACATCGGTCGGACAAAGAC ATCCTTTCATCTCCCTCGCCGTCGTCGTCAAGTCAGCTGTCACAGCTTGGTGCAAGTTTGTATGCTCCACAAA GTGCACTTGGCTTCTCGGTGAGGGGCATGGGAAACAATACACCACAGCTTAACCGAAATCTAACTCAAGGCACGCAGCTACCAAGTCATATCACCCCTACAACGGGGGTCCCCACCATGTCCCTCCATACTCCTCCATCTCCAAGCAG GGGGACGTTGCCGATGAATTCGAGGAACATGCTGAATCACTCTCAGGTCGGTCAAGGCATCGGGATGAGCGGCAGGACCAACAGTATGGGCAGCTCGGGGTTGGGCAGTCCCAACCGCAGCTCGCCCAGTATCATCTGTATGCCTAAACAGCAACCAGCACGCCAGCCCTTCACTATAAACAG catgTCGGGGTTTGGTATGAACCGCAATCAGGTTTTTGGGATGAACAACAGCATCTTTAATG ATGGGAGTGAAAATATAACGGGACTGGATCTGTCAGACTTCCCCGCATTAGCAGACAGGAGCCGACGAGAAGGGACTGGAAACCCAACACCAGTGCTCAACCCGCTGGCTGGCCGAGCTCCTTACG TCGGCATGGTGACAAAACCGTCGGCTGAACAGACACAAGATTTCTCCATCCACAACGAGGATTTCCCTGCACTGCCCGGCCCCAATTACAAGGACACCACACTGAACAACGACGAAAGCAAAACT aaCTTGAACTCCACAAGCAAGAGCACGTCCAGCGCAGACGGGCCCAAGTTCCCCGGAGACAAAACTGCCTCAGCACAGAACAACAACCAGAAGAAAGGGATCCAGGTGTTGCCTGATG GCCGGGTGACGAACATTCCGTCTGGGATGGTAACGGACCAGTTCGGCATGATTGGCCTGCTGACGTTTATCCGGGCAGCAGAGACGGATCCAGGGATGGTGCATTTGGCTCTGGGGAGCGACCTCACGACACTGGGACTCAACCTGAACTCTCCAGA AAACCTGTACCCCAAGTTCGCCTCGCCGTGGGCGTCCTCACCCTGTCGGCCTCAAGACATCG ACTTCCACGTTCCCTCCGAATATTTAACCAACATCCACATACGGGACAAG TTGGCAGCGATCAAACTGGCTCGATATGGAGAAGACCTGCTGTTCTACCTGTATTACATGAATGGAGGAGACCTGCTACAACTGCTGGCAGCAGTAGAGCT CTTTAACCGGGACTGGAGGTATCACAAAGAGGAGCGAGTTTGGATAACGAGGGCGCCCGGCATGGAGCCTACACTGAAAACCAACACATACGAGAGGGGAACGTACTACTTCTTTGATTGTCATAACTGGAGGAAAGTAGCCAAG GAATTTCATCTGGAGTATgacaagctggaggagaggccaCACGTGCCAACAACATTTAACTACAACCCAGCCCAGCAGGCCTTCTAA
- the LOC101062980 gene encoding solute carrier family 41 member 2-like isoform X1, with amino-acid sequence MIVQESQNQRLPVDVAAAQNTGRPIRSTLPSANCDVPAGICTPNMPEYTETDYLLPVALYGISRPRRTARTADEGPPAETVCSMLVQILVPFLLAGLGTVFAGLLLEVVQTWDVFQEIAALLILVPALLGMKGNLEMTLASRLSTAVNAGTFQSVGEKWKLIIGNLAVKQLQATMLSLLACVLSTVFGWTTEGKMAFKHVVILCSACISSSFLASLIQGVIMVGFVFGSKRFGFNPDNMATPMAASFGDLLTLALLAGCSFFSYSNIDSYPSVLYLVALFCLCLVPLWVVIASKHPASQALLHTGWTPIIIALVISSIGGLILERTVSDPNLAGIIVYAPIINGIGGNLVSIQSSRISTGLHLNYLPGEVPADRRKCYNPCSIFFGSGLNHRSAQILLLLVIPGQLIFLYSSHLMKGAKTMPSFLLTAAFLAASVIQVFSLLCVADCMVHCLWRRGKDPDSYSIPYLTALGDLLGTALLSLVFLILWWVGDHGSL; translated from the exons ATGATTGTTCAAGAATCTCAAAATCAACGGCTCCCGGTGGATGTTGCTGCAGCTCAAAACACTGGCCGACCGATCCGATCCACATTACCCAGCGCCAATTGCGACGTTCCTGCAGGCATTTGCACTCCTAACATGCCAGAGTACACTGAGACAGACTATCTTCTCCCAGTCGCACTCTATGGTATATCGAGGCCCAGAAGAACTGCGAGAACTGCGGATGAAGGACCACCTGCGGAGACGGTCTGCTCCATGCTGGTTCAGATTTTGGTGCCATTTCTTCTGGCTGGGCTCGGCACAGTGTTTGctgggctgctgctggaagTGGTTCAG ACCTGGGATGTTTTCCAAGAGATCGCAGCACTACTCATCCTGGTCCCGGCATTATTAGGCATGAAAGGGAACCTGGAAATGACCCTGGCCTCCAGGCTCTCAACTGCT gTGAATGCAGGAACATTTCAATCCGTCGGGGAAAAGTGGAAGTTGATCATCGGTAATCTGGCAGTCAAGCAG TTACAAGCCACGATGCTCAGCCTGTTAGCCTGTGTGCTGTCAACTGTCTTCGGCTGGACCACAGAGGGAAAAATGGCCTTCAAGCATGTAGTGATCCTGTGTTCAGCTTGTATCTCCTCGTCTTTCCTGGCTTCTCTGATTCAAG GTGTCATCATGGTGGGATTTGTCTTTGGATCCAAACGTTTTGGCTTCAACCCTGACAACATGGCCACGCCAATGGCAGCCAGCTTTGGGGATCTCCTCACTCTCGCCTTGCTGGCtggctgcagttttttttcttactcCAACATAG ATTCCTATCCTTCGGTGTTGTACCTGGTGGCGctcttctgtttgtgtctgGTTCCTCTTTGGGTGGTCATTGCTTCAAAACATCCAGCCAGTCAGGCTCTACTCCACACTGGTTGGACACCAATCATCATAGCTCTGGTTATCAGCAG TATTGGAGGACTCATTCTGGAGAGGACTGTGTCAGATCCAAACCTGGCAGGAATCATAGTTTATGCTCCAATCATTAATG gTATTGGTGGAAACCTTGTCTCCATCCAGTCGAGTCGTATTTCTACTGGATTACACCTGAATTATCTGCCTGGAGAAGTTCCTGCAGATAGAAGGAAGTGCTACAACCCTTGCTCCATTTTCTTTGGCTCAG GATTAAATCATCGATCGGCTCAgattctgctcctcctggtgaTCCCTGGCCAGTTGATTTTTTTATATTCTTCACACCTGATGAAGGGAGCCAAAACAATGCCAAGTTTTCTCTTGACAGCTGCCTTTTTGGCTGCCTCTGTAATTCAG gtcttttccctcctttgtgtAGCTGACTGTATGGTCCACTGTCTTTGGCGGCGGGGTAAAGACCCAGATAGTTATTCGATACCCTATCTCACAGCCCTTGGAGACCTACTAGGGactgctctcctctctcttgtttttctcatcCTCTGGTGGGTTGGTGATCACGGAAGTCTATGA
- the LOC101062980 gene encoding solute carrier family 41 member 2-like (The RefSeq protein has 1 substitution compared to this genomic sequence) yields MPEYTEADYLLPVALYGISRPRRTARTADEGPPAETVCSMLVQILVPFLLAGLGTVFAGLLLEVVQTWDVFQEIAALLILVPALLGMKGNLEMTLASRLSTAVNAGTFQSVGEKWKLIIGNLAVKQLQATMLSLLACVLSTVFGWTTEGKMAFKHVVILCSACISSSFLASLIQGVIMVGFVFGSKRFGFNPDNMATPMAASFGDLLTLALLAGCSFFSYSNIDSYPSVLYLVALFCLCLVPLWVVIASKHPASQALLHTGWTPIIIALVISSIGGLILERTVSDPNLAGIIVYAPIINGIGGNLVSIQSSRISTGLHLNYLPGEVPADRRKCYNPCSIFFGSGLNHRSAQILLLLVIPGQLIFLYSSHLMKGAKTMPSFLLTAAFLAASVIQVFSLLCVADCMVHCLWRRGKDPDSYSIPYLTALGDLLGTALLSLVFLILWWVGDHGSL; encoded by the exons ATGCCAGAGTACACTGAGACAGACTATCTTCTCCCAGTCGCACTCTATGGTATATCGAGGCCCAGAAGAACTGCGAGAACTGCGGATGAAGGACCACCTGCGGAGACGGTCTGCTCCATGCTGGTTCAGATTTTGGTGCCATTTCTTCTGGCTGGGCTCGGCACAGTGTTTGctgggctgctgctggaagTGGTTCAG ACCTGGGATGTTTTCCAAGAGATCGCAGCACTACTCATCCTGGTCCCGGCATTATTAGGCATGAAAGGGAACCTGGAAATGACCCTGGCCTCCAGGCTCTCAACTGCT gTGAATGCAGGAACATTTCAATCCGTCGGGGAAAAGTGGAAGTTGATCATCGGTAATCTGGCAGTCAAGCAG TTACAAGCCACGATGCTCAGCCTGTTAGCCTGTGTGCTGTCAACTGTCTTCGGCTGGACCACAGAGGGAAAAATGGCCTTCAAGCATGTAGTGATCCTGTGTTCAGCTTGTATCTCCTCGTCTTTCCTGGCTTCTCTGATTCAAG GTGTCATCATGGTGGGATTTGTCTTTGGATCCAAACGTTTTGGCTTCAACCCTGACAACATGGCCACGCCAATGGCAGCCAGCTTTGGGGATCTCCTCACTCTCGCCTTGCTGGCtggctgcagttttttttcttactcCAACATAG ATTCCTATCCTTCGGTGTTGTACCTGGTGGCGctcttctgtttgtgtctgGTTCCTCTTTGGGTGGTCATTGCTTCAAAACATCCAGCCAGTCAGGCTCTACTCCACACTGGTTGGACACCAATCATCATAGCTCTGGTTATCAGCAG TATTGGAGGACTCATTCTGGAGAGGACTGTGTCAGATCCAAACCTGGCAGGAATCATAGTTTATGCTCCAATCATTAATG gTATTGGTGGAAACCTTGTCTCCATCCAGTCGAGTCGTATTTCTACTGGATTACACCTGAATTATCTGCCTGGAGAAGTTCCTGCAGATAGAAGGAAGTGCTACAACCCTTGCTCCATTTTCTTTGGCTCAG GATTAAATCATCGATCGGCTCAgattctgctcctcctggtgaTCCCTGGCCAGTTGATTTTTTTATATTCTTCACACCTGATGAAGGGAGCCAAAACAATGCCAAGTTTTCTCTTGACAGCTGCCTTTTTGGCTGCCTCTGTAATTCAG gtcttttccctcctttgtgtAGCTGACTGTATGGTCCACTGTCTTTGGCGGCGGGGTAAAGACCCAGATAGTTATTCGATACCCTATCTCACAGCCCTTGGAGACCTACTAGGGactgctctcctctctcttgtttttctcatcCTCTGGTGGGTTGGTGATCACGGAAGTCTATGA
- the LOC115251000 gene encoding CCR4-NOT transcription complex subunit 2 isoform X1 has translation MFGARKKFVEFVEVVDNDFPDENMYYNQPSMFPHRSDKDILSSPSPSSSSQLSQLGASLYAPQSALGFSVRGMGNNTPQLNRNLTQGTQLPSHITPTTGVPTMSLHTPPSPSRGTLPMNSRNMLNHSQVGQGIGMSGRTNSMGSSGLGSPNRSSPSIICMPKQQPARQPFTINSMSGFGMNRNQVFGMNNSIFNGTDGSENITGLDLSDFPALADRSRREGTGNPTPVLNPLAGRAPYVGMVTKPSAEQTQDFSIHNEDFPALPGPNYKDTTLNNDESKTNLNSTSKSTSSADGPKFPGDKTASAQNNNQKKGIQVLPDGRVTNIPSGMVTDQFGMIGLLTFIRAAETDPGMVHLALGSDLTTLGLNLNSPENLYPKFASPWASSPCRPQDIDFHVPSEYLTNIHIRDKLAAIKLARYGEDLLFYLYYMNGGDLLQLLAAVELFNRDWRYHKEERVWITRAPGMEPTLKTNTYERGTYYFFDCHNWRKVAKEFHLEYDKLEERPHVPTTFNYNPAQQAF, from the exons CAACGACTTTCCTGATGAAAACATGTACTACAACCAGCCGTCGATGTTCCCACATCGGTCGGACAAAGAC ATCCTTTCATCTCCCTCGCCGTCGTCGTCAAGTCAGCTGTCACAGCTTGGTGCAAGTTTGTATGCTCCACAAA GTGCACTTGGCTTCTCGGTGAGGGGCATGGGAAACAATACACCACAGCTTAACCGAAATCTAACTCAAGGCACGCAGCTACCAAGTCATATCACCCCTACAACGGGGGTCCCCACCATGTCCCTCCATACTCCTCCATCTCCAAGCAG GGGGACGTTGCCGATGAATTCGAGGAACATGCTGAATCACTCTCAGGTCGGTCAAGGCATCGGGATGAGCGGCAGGACCAACAGTATGGGCAGCTCGGGGTTGGGCAGTCCCAACCGCAGCTCGCCCAGTATCATCTGTATGCCTAAACAGCAACCAGCACGCCAGCCCTTCACTATAAACAG catgTCGGGGTTTGGTATGAACCGCAATCAGGTTTTTGGGATGAACAACAGCATCTTTAATGGTACAG ATGGGAGTGAAAATATAACGGGACTGGATCTGTCAGACTTCCCCGCATTAGCAGACAGGAGCCGACGAGAAGGGACTGGAAACCCAACACCAGTGCTCAACCCGCTGGCTGGCCGAGCTCCTTACG TCGGCATGGTGACAAAACCGTCGGCTGAACAGACACAAGATTTCTCCATCCACAACGAGGATTTCCCTGCACTGCCCGGCCCCAATTACAAGGACACCACACTGAACAACGACGAAAGCAAAACT aaCTTGAACTCCACAAGCAAGAGCACGTCCAGCGCAGACGGGCCCAAGTTCCCCGGAGACAAAACTGCCTCAGCACAGAACAACAACCAGAAGAAAGGGATCCAGGTGTTGCCTGATG GCCGGGTGACGAACATTCCGTCTGGGATGGTAACGGACCAGTTCGGCATGATTGGCCTGCTGACGTTTATCCGGGCAGCAGAGACGGATCCAGGGATGGTGCATTTGGCTCTGGGGAGCGACCTCACGACACTGGGACTCAACCTGAACTCTCCAGA AAACCTGTACCCCAAGTTCGCCTCGCCGTGGGCGTCCTCACCCTGTCGGCCTCAAGACATCG ACTTCCACGTTCCCTCCGAATATTTAACCAACATCCACATACGGGACAAG TTGGCAGCGATCAAACTGGCTCGATATGGAGAAGACCTGCTGTTCTACCTGTATTACATGAATGGAGGAGACCTGCTACAACTGCTGGCAGCAGTAGAGCT CTTTAACCGGGACTGGAGGTATCACAAAGAGGAGCGAGTTTGGATAACGAGGGCGCCCGGCATGGAGCCTACACTGAAAACCAACACATACGAGAGGGGAACGTACTACTTCTTTGATTGTCATAACTGGAGGAAAGTAGCCAAG GAATTTCATCTGGAGTATgacaagctggaggagaggccaCACGTGCCAACAACATTTAACTACAACCCAGCCCAGCAGGCCTTCTAA
- the washc4 gene encoding WASH complex subunit 4, whose translation MAVETMTHDWEFDRFDDGSQKIHTEVQLKNYSKFLEEYTSQLRGIEEALDDTIGDVWDFTLDPIALKLLPYEQSSILELIKTDNKVLNKVITVYAALCSEVKKLKYEAETKFYSGLLYYGEGVSDTSIVEGELQIQMGRFISFLQELSCFVSRCYEVVVNIVHQLAALYNNKGPPKVIESSGVHFQVVYEHLGELLVVLLTLDEIMENHATLKDHWKMYKRLLKSVHHNPGKFSIPEEKLKPFEKLLLRLEGQLLDGMILQACLEQRFDAEVVTVSKNGAFAEEFAFNIRTIFTNVESKIGEPSEIDQRDKYSLICGLFVLHFHIFRTVDKKLYKSLLDICKKVPAITLTANIIWFPDTFLINKVPAAAKLMDKKSLQSIRAQRDAYLLQRSQTLTKDVQSYYVFVASWMMKMESILSKEHQNDKLTEDLNSRCNVFVQGVLYAYSIGTIIRTTMNMHMSMQRPMTKTSVKALCRLVELLKAVEHTFHRRSMVVADSVSHITQQLQSQALNAIGVAKKRVISDKKYSEQRLDVLSSLVLAENALNGPSTKERLLVVFLALCVGTQLKTFKDEELLPLQLVLKKLELISELRERVKLQCDCSFLYWHRAVFPIYLDDVYDNAVDAARIHYMFSALRDSVPSMLHAKHMESCDQLLESYDKEIMDVFNEHLLDKLCKEIEKDLRLSVHTHLKLDDRNPFKVGMKDLAHFFSLKPIRFFNRFIHIKAYVTHYLDKTFYNLTTVALHDWATYSEMRNLATQRYGLPMTEAHLPSQTLEQGLDVLEIMRNIHVFVSRYLYNLNNQIFIEKASNNKHLNTINIRHIANSIRTHGTGIMNTTVNFTYQFLRKKFYIFSQFMYDEHIKSRLIKDIRFYRETKDQSDQKYPFERAEKFNRGIRKLGITPDGQSYLDQFRQLISHIGNAMGYVRMIRSGGLHCCSSAIRFVPDLEDIVNFEELVKEEGLSEETQRAASVLDSVLGDLTSNSAEGTEYFKMLVAVFAPEFRSAKNMHLRNFYMIVPPLTVNFVEHSISCKEKLNKKNKTGAAFTDDGFAMGVAYILKLLDQYLEFDSLHWFQSVRDKYRKEINAVVKEQNIQSTSQDEKLLQTMNLTQKRLDIYLQEFELLYFSLSSARIFFRADKTAAEESLEKKDKDEAARGGASASSTPAEPATK comes from the exons ATGGCGGTAGAAACGATGACACATGACTGGGAGTTTGATCGTTTTGACGACGGTTCACAGA aaatacacacagaggTTCAGCTGAAGAACTACAGCAAGTTTCTGGAGGAATACACATCCCAGCTCAGAGGCATTGAGGAGGCTCTGGATGACACCATTGGAGATGTCTGGGACTTCACCCTGGACCCCATTGCCCTAAAA CTTCTCCCTTATGAGCAGTCTTCTATATTGGaattaataaaaacagacaataag GTTTTAAATAAAGTCATAACAGTTTATGCTGCTCTCTGCAGTGAAGTGAAAAAGCTTAAGTATGAG GCAGAGACCAAGTTCTACAGTGGTTTATTGTACTATGGAGAGGGAG TGTCTGACACCAGTATTGTTGAAGGAGAGCTGCAGATTCAAATGGGCAGATTCATCTCATTCCTTCAG GAGTTATCATGTTTTGTATCAAGATGTTATGAAGTGGTGGTCAACATTGTTCACCAGCTGGCTGCCCTCTACAATAACAA GGGTCCACCAAAGGTTATTGAGTCATCTGGTGTCCATTTTCAG GTCGTATACGAACACCTTGGGGAGTTGTTGGTTGTGCTTCTTACACTGGATGAAATTATGGAAAATCATGCCACACTGAAGGATCATTGGAAGATGTATAAAAg GTTGTTAAAATCTGTGCACCACAACCCTGGAAAGTTCTCTATCCCTGAAGAGAAGCTGAAACCTTTTGAGAAACTTCTGCTTAGGCTTGAGGGACAACTCCTGGATGGCATGatactgcag GCCTGTTTGGAGCAGAGGTTCGATGCTGAAGTGGTCACTGTCTCAAAAAACGGTGCCTTTGCTGAGGAGTTTGCCTTCAATATTCGCACCATCTTCACTAATGTTGAGTCAAAAATTG GTGAACCATCGGAGATTGACCAGAGAGATAAATATTCTCTCATCTGCGGTCTGTTTGTGCTTCACTTCCACATTTTCAGGACTGTGGACAAGAAGCTTTACAAATCATTGCTGGATATCTGTAAAAAG GTTCCCGCCATCACACTGACTGCAAACATCATCTGGTTTCCTGACACTTTTCTTATCAATAAGGTCCCAGCCGCAGCGAAACTGATGGATAAGAAAAGTCTGCAAAGCATCCGAGCACAGAGAGACGCCTACCTTCTGCAACGATCTCAGACACTGACAAA GGACGTTCAGTCTTATTACGTGTTTGTGGCATCgtggatgatgaagatggagtcCATATTGTCCAAAGAGCATCAAAACGACAAGCTGACAGAAGACCTTAACAGCAGATGTAATGTGTTCGTGCAG GGTGTCCTGTATGCATATAGCATCGGCACCATTATTAGAACCACAATGAACATGCACATGTCAATGCAGCGGCCCATGACCAAAACGTCTGTCAAAGCTCTGTGTCGCCTGGTGGAATTGCTCaag GCAGTGGAGCACACATTCCACAGGCGGTCCATGGTTGTAGCAGACTCTGTCTCTCACATCacccagcagctgcagtcacAGGCCCTCAACGCCATAGGTGTCGCCAAG AAAAGGGTGATCTCTGACAAAAAGTACAGCGAACAGCGGCTCGATGTTCTTTCCAGTTTGGTGCTGGCAGAAAACGCTCTTAATGGACCGAGCACAAAGGAGCGGCTGCTGGTGGTGTTCCTGGCACTGTGTGTCGGCACTCAGCTG AAAACCTTTAAAGACGAagagctgctgccgctgcagctTGTTCTGAAGAAGTTGGAACTGATCAGCGAGTTAAGGGAAAG GGTCAAGCTGCAGTGCGACTGTAGCTTCCTTTACTGGCACCGAGCTGTGTTTCCCATCTACCTAGATGATGTGTATGACAATGCTGTAGATGCAGCACGAATACAT TACATGTTTAGTGCACTGAGGGACAGCGTGCCCTCAATGTTGCATGCCAAACACAtggagtcatgtgatcagcTGCTGGAGAGCTATGACAAAGAGATCATGGACGTGTTCAACGAG CACTTGCTGGACAAGCTGTGTAAGGAGATCGAGAAAGACCTGCGTCTGTCTGTGCACACCCACCTGAAGCTGGACGACAGGAACCCTTTCAAAGTCGGCATGAAGGACCTGGCTCACTTCTTCTCCCTCAAACCTATTCGATTCTTCAACCGCTTCATCCACATCAAAG CCTACGTGACCCACTATCTAGACAAGACCTTCTACAACCTGACCACGGTAGCGCTCCACGACTGGGCCACCTACAGTGAGATGAGAAACCTGGCCACGCAGCGCTACGGGCTCCCCATGACGGAGGCACACCTGCCTAGCCAGACCCTGGAGCAG GGTTTGGATGTACTGGAGATCATGAGGAATATTCACGTCTTTGTCTCACGGTACCTTTATAACCTCAACAACCAG ATTTTCATTGAGAAGGCAAGTAACAATAAGCACTTGAACACCATCAACATCCGTCACATCGCCAACTCCATCCGGACCCACGGCACAGGCATAATGAACACCACG GTTAATTTTACCTACCAGTTCCTGCGGAAGAAGTTTTACATATTCAGCCAGTTCATGTACGATGAGCACATCAAGTCCAGACTCATCAAGGACATCCGATTCTACAGAGAAACAAAGGATCAATCTGATCAGAAG tATCCATTTGAGCGAGCAGAGAAGTTTAACCGTGGCATCAGGAAGCTGGGCATCACTCCTGATGGACAGAGCTACCTGGACCAGTTCAGACAGCTCATCAGCCATATCG GGAACGCCATGGGCTACGTCCGAATGATCCGCTCCGGAGGCCTCCATTGTTGCAGCAGTGCTATCAG GTTTGTTCCCGACCTTGAGGACATCGTCAACTTTGAAGAACTGGTGAAGGAGGAAGGATTATCggaggagacacagagagcTGCCAG tgttCTAGATTCAGTTTTGGGGGACTTGACCAGCAACTCTGCAGAGGGGACTGAGTATTTCAAGATGCTGGTTGCTGTATTTGCCCCCGAGTTCCGCAGTGCCAAAAACATGCACCTGAGGAACTTCTACATGATTGTACCCCCACTG ACGGTGAACTTCGTGGAACATTCCATCagctgcaaagaaaaactcAACAAGAAGAACAAAACTGGAGCTGCTTTCACAGACGATGGCTTTGCAATGG GTGTGGCCTACatactgaagctgctggaccagTACTTGGAGTTTGACTCATTGCACTGGTTCCAGTCCGTCAGAGATAAGTACAGGAAAGAAATTAACGCCGTGGTGAAGGAGCAGAACATCCAATCCACAAGCCAGGATGAAAAGTTGCTGCAAACGATGAATCTCACTCAGAAGCGGCTGGACATATACCTACAG GAGTTTGAGCTGCTCTACTTCTCACTAAGCAGTGCCCGGATCTTCTTCAGAGCAGACAAGACGGCGGCCGAGGAGTccctggagaagaaagacaagg ATGAAGCTGCCAGAGGAGGGGCTTCAGCCAGTTCCACACCGGCCGAGCCCGCCACAAAGTGA